Proteins found in one Thermopolyspora flexuosa genomic segment:
- a CDS encoding helix-turn-helix domain-containing protein, translating to MDDARTPMSFGERVEFFRKRAGMTRKVLGELCGRSEEWVKALEKGRLLMPRVPLLVRLAEVLEVGDLAELTGEQRLTTATYGKARHEKADEIARALVSYPLVCGDREPVPAAELAASVRQAWMVWHGSAHQRTAVAAVLPRLLSDARTSARLLEGRERRSALASLAQVYHLVQLYLAFQPVPGLVMLAGDRAMQAAQDADDPHAIAAAAWYMNHVYREAGEQAEARLELAHQVAGLLRPDASETDRALWGLQQLAIALSLARTGRKGEAEHHFDLAGRAADALTAHHPWLLFGRAMVDAYAITIYADLADAHEATRQADRTDLSKLPSATRRSFHLIETARAYHLKREPLAAVHLLNRAYEISPETIGFNLFARSAVQELMVSGGPTVREDARELAGKLRLPAA from the coding sequence ATGGATGACGCCAGGACGCCGATGAGCTTTGGGGAGCGCGTCGAGTTCTTCCGTAAGCGCGCCGGTATGACCCGCAAGGTGCTGGGTGAGTTGTGCGGGCGCTCGGAGGAATGGGTCAAGGCGCTCGAAAAGGGCAGGCTGCTGATGCCGCGTGTCCCGCTGCTCGTCCGTCTGGCGGAGGTCCTCGAAGTGGGGGATCTGGCCGAACTCACCGGTGAGCAACGGCTGACGACCGCCACGTACGGCAAGGCGCGTCATGAGAAGGCCGACGAAATCGCTCGCGCGCTGGTCTCCTATCCACTTGTTTGCGGCGACCGCGAGCCGGTGCCCGCCGCGGAACTGGCGGCGAGCGTGAGACAGGCCTGGATGGTGTGGCATGGCTCGGCGCATCAGCGCACCGCCGTGGCGGCCGTGCTGCCGCGGCTGCTGAGCGATGCGCGCACGTCGGCACGGTTGCTGGAAGGGCGAGAGAGGCGGTCCGCTCTGGCGTCGCTGGCCCAGGTCTACCACCTGGTGCAGTTGTATCTGGCCTTCCAGCCGGTGCCGGGACTGGTCATGCTGGCCGGAGACCGGGCGATGCAGGCCGCGCAGGACGCCGACGATCCGCACGCGATCGCCGCGGCGGCCTGGTACATGAACCACGTCTACCGCGAAGCGGGCGAGCAGGCCGAGGCGCGTCTCGAACTCGCGCACCAGGTGGCCGGGCTGCTACGCCCCGATGCGAGCGAGACCGACCGCGCGTTGTGGGGCCTGCAGCAGCTCGCGATCGCCCTTTCCCTGGCCAGGACCGGGCGCAAGGGGGAGGCGGAGCATCACTTCGACCTCGCCGGCCGGGCGGCCGACGCCCTGACCGCCCACCATCCGTGGCTGCTGTTCGGCCGTGCGATGGTCGACGCCTACGCGATCACGATCTACGCCGATCTCGCCGACGCGCACGAGGCGACGAGACAGGCCGACCGGACGGACCTGTCGAAGTTGCCGTCGGCGACGCGTCGGAGCTTCCACTTGATCGAGACGGCACGTGCCTACCACCTCAAGCGGGAACCGCTCGCCGCCGTCCATCTGCTCAACCGCGCCTACGAGATCAGCCCCGAAACCATCGGGTTCAACCTCTTCGCCCGCTCGGCAGTGCAGGAGCTGATGGTGTCCGGCGGGCCGACGGTGCGCGAGGACGCACGCGAACTCGCGGGGAAACTGCGCCTGCCCGCCGCGTGA
- a CDS encoding TIGR03943 family putative permease subunit, protein MSRLSQGLVLLLLGGAVLRISAFTTEYLNYVKPGFRPFLIAAGAVVFALGVATLVQEWRRPQDAARERWPAAADGYGGHAEAHQDPHAGAHAAGPGDGHAGGHGHDHSRGPRVAWLMCLPVFAIFLIAPPALGSFAAARDDVAPPPPPREVVEGYEPLRGDGPIAMPIGEFVGRAWGDPKRSLTGKQVRLTGFVVRSKKSDTWYVARMQLNCCAADAIALKVAVRGAPAPPENTWVEVTGTWIPPKSDRLPLGTVPPQLRATDVTKVPRPVEPYE, encoded by the coding sequence GTGAGCCGGTTATCCCAGGGACTGGTGCTGTTGCTGCTCGGCGGGGCCGTGCTGCGGATCTCGGCCTTCACCACCGAGTACCTCAACTACGTCAAGCCGGGGTTCCGGCCGTTCCTCATCGCCGCCGGGGCGGTGGTGTTCGCCCTCGGGGTGGCCACCCTGGTGCAGGAGTGGCGGCGGCCGCAGGACGCGGCGCGGGAGCGGTGGCCCGCCGCGGCCGACGGGTACGGCGGGCACGCCGAGGCCCACCAGGACCCGCACGCCGGCGCGCACGCGGCCGGGCCCGGGGACGGGCATGCGGGCGGGCACGGGCACGACCACTCGCGGGGTCCCCGGGTGGCGTGGCTGATGTGCCTGCCGGTGTTCGCCATCTTCCTGATCGCGCCGCCGGCGCTGGGGTCGTTCGCCGCGGCGCGGGACGACGTCGCGCCTCCCCCGCCGCCGCGCGAGGTGGTCGAGGGGTACGAGCCGCTGCGCGGGGACGGGCCGATCGCGATGCCGATCGGCGAGTTCGTGGGACGCGCCTGGGGTGACCCCAAGCGCAGCCTCACCGGCAAGCAGGTGCGGCTCACCGGGTTCGTGGTGCGGTCGAAGAAGTCGGACACCTGGTACGTGGCGCGCATGCAGCTCAACTGCTGCGCGGCGGACGCGATCGCGCTCAAGGTCGCGGTGCGCGGGGCGCCCGCGCCGCCGGAGAACACCTGGGTGGAGGTGACCGGCACGTGGATCCCGCCCAAGTCGGACAGGCTCCCGCTGGGGACGGTGCCGCCGCAGCTCCGCGCGACCGACGTGACGAAGGTGCCGCGGCCGGTCGAGCCGTACGAGTGA
- a CDS encoding ATP-binding protein, whose amino-acid sequence MDPVRNPYAPGAGQRPPELAGRDRELSQFEVVLERVARGRPERSMVLTGLRGVGKTVLLNTFKSMAMQRLWGTGKIEARPDQSIRRPIAAALHMAVRELAPRHRAPDRIEYFLSVLKAFAMRDPTAAKGTSHWSPGIDVPAARGRADSGDLEIDLTELFVDAASVATDLGVGIALFIDEMQDVRAPDISALCAACHELSQTGGPLIVVGAGLPHLPSVLSASKSYSERLFRYARIDRLDREAADQALIAPAEREGVEYTPEALEALYEAADGYPYFVQAYGKVTWDAAPRSPITADDVKVAAPEAEEELAVGFFGSRYERATPAEREYMRAMAEIGAANGDEPVPTSEVAKWLGRKPSSLSPARDSLIKKGLVYSAERGLIGFTVPHFGKFLRAQPV is encoded by the coding sequence GTGGACCCCGTGCGCAACCCCTACGCCCCCGGCGCCGGCCAGCGTCCCCCCGAGCTCGCCGGGCGTGACCGCGAGCTGAGCCAGTTCGAGGTGGTGCTGGAGCGGGTGGCCCGGGGCCGCCCCGAGCGCAGCATGGTGCTCACCGGGCTGCGCGGCGTGGGCAAGACCGTGCTGCTCAACACGTTCAAGTCGATGGCGATGCAGCGGCTGTGGGGCACCGGCAAGATCGAGGCGCGGCCCGACCAGTCGATCCGCCGCCCGATCGCCGCCGCGCTCCACATGGCCGTGCGCGAGCTCGCCCCGCGGCACCGCGCGCCCGACCGCATCGAGTACTTCCTCAGCGTGCTCAAGGCGTTCGCGATGCGCGACCCGACCGCCGCGAAGGGCACCTCGCACTGGTCGCCCGGCATCGACGTGCCCGCCGCACGCGGCCGCGCCGACTCCGGCGACCTGGAGATCGACCTCACCGAGCTGTTCGTGGACGCCGCGTCCGTGGCGACCGACCTCGGGGTCGGCATCGCCCTGTTCATCGACGAGATGCAGGACGTGCGCGCCCCCGACATCTCCGCGCTGTGCGCGGCCTGCCACGAGCTGTCCCAGACCGGCGGCCCGCTGATCGTGGTCGGCGCCGGCCTGCCGCATCTGCCGAGCGTGCTCTCGGCGAGCAAGAGCTACTCCGAGCGGCTGTTCCGGTACGCGCGGATCGACCGGCTCGACCGGGAGGCCGCCGACCAGGCGCTCATCGCGCCCGCCGAGCGCGAGGGCGTGGAGTACACGCCCGAGGCGCTGGAGGCGCTCTACGAGGCCGCCGACGGCTACCCGTACTTCGTCCAGGCGTACGGGAAGGTCACCTGGGACGCCGCGCCGCGGAGCCCGATCACCGCGGACGACGTGAAGGTGGCCGCGCCCGAGGCCGAGGAGGAGCTCGCGGTCGGCTTCTTCGGCAGCCGGTACGAGCGGGCCACCCCGGCCGAGCGCGAGTACATGCGCGCGATGGCCGAGATCGGCGCCGCCAACGGCGACGAGCCCGTGCCGACGTCCGAGGTGGCCAAGTGGCTGGGGCGCAAGCCCTCCAGCCTCTCCCCGGCCCGGGACAGCCTGATCAAGAAAGGACTCGTGTACAGCGCCGAGCGCGGGCTCATCGGGTTCACCGTCCCGCACTTCGGGAAGTTCCTCCGCGCCCAGCCCGTCTGA
- a CDS encoding radical SAM protein: MTTALPLRGDRILRYVTAFCPACHRAGGDLRDVRRLTGRLVDRNGRVYLERGCPDHGLVRTLYEEDATILAYLEEWTGPVAYANPDVTGNFDPVPAAYLRGLPEMQTQHTCTLVADVTEACNLHCPTCYADSSPERNRVVPVADVLDNVDRAIEREDGHLDVLVLGGGEPTLHPELPELLAELAVRPISRIVVDTNGLLLARDGAVLDLLAEHRERVEVWLQYDGTSAEAYRYHRGGDLRPFKELAVRRLSEYEIFTTLVMTAALGVNDEEIGDVVRLAIETPYVGGVTIRPQFGSGRSVAIDPMNRLTHTGVLKRLGPQTGGMVTWQDLTAPPGSHPHCGSVGHLLRDEATGRWRSLAALVGHRRLKEYLGIAPDGGAGDDLPKEARLAVQEALLGLLSERASFSDPAAGELWRTVAAAFDLGAFTMPAVSSAVSPGQRRVRRLLGGAGRADHGQAVHGHLDDGRGTAGAVRDARGHAGAAGPVRAVLRGAGVARARPAAAVVRRGGAA, encoded by the coding sequence ATGACCACTGCATTACCGCTGCGCGGCGACCGCATCCTGCGCTATGTCACCGCGTTCTGCCCCGCCTGCCACCGCGCCGGGGGTGACCTGCGCGACGTACGGCGGCTCACCGGGCGGCTCGTCGACCGCAACGGGCGGGTGTACCTGGAGCGCGGCTGCCCGGACCACGGGCTGGTCCGCACCCTCTACGAGGAGGACGCCACGATCCTGGCGTACCTGGAGGAGTGGACCGGCCCGGTCGCGTACGCCAACCCGGACGTCACCGGCAACTTCGACCCGGTCCCGGCGGCGTACCTGCGCGGCCTGCCGGAGATGCAGACCCAGCACACCTGCACCCTGGTGGCCGACGTCACCGAGGCGTGCAACCTGCACTGCCCGACCTGCTACGCCGACTCCTCCCCGGAGCGGAACCGGGTCGTGCCGGTCGCCGACGTGCTCGACAACGTCGACCGGGCCATCGAGCGCGAGGACGGCCACCTCGACGTGCTCGTGCTCGGCGGCGGCGAGCCCACCCTCCACCCCGAGCTGCCCGAGCTGCTCGCCGAGCTCGCGGTCCGGCCGATCTCCCGGATCGTCGTCGACACCAACGGCCTGCTGCTCGCCCGCGACGGCGCGGTGCTCGACCTGCTCGCCGAGCACCGCGAGCGGGTGGAGGTGTGGCTGCAGTACGACGGCACCTCGGCCGAGGCGTACCGGTACCACCGCGGCGGCGACCTGCGGCCGTTCAAGGAGCTGGCGGTGCGGCGGCTGTCGGAGTACGAGATCTTCACCACGCTGGTGATGACCGCCGCGCTCGGCGTCAACGACGAGGAGATCGGCGACGTGGTACGGCTCGCGATCGAGACCCCGTACGTCGGCGGGGTGACGATCCGGCCGCAATTCGGCTCCGGGCGGTCGGTGGCGATCGACCCGATGAACCGGCTCACCCACACCGGCGTGCTCAAGCGGCTCGGTCCGCAGACCGGCGGGATGGTGACCTGGCAGGACCTCACCGCGCCGCCCGGCTCGCACCCGCACTGCGGCTCGGTCGGGCACCTGCTGCGCGACGAGGCCACCGGGCGATGGCGGTCGCTCGCCGCGCTCGTCGGGCACCGGCGGCTCAAGGAGTACCTCGGCATCGCGCCGGACGGGGGCGCCGGCGACGACCTGCCGAAGGAGGCGCGGCTCGCCGTACAGGAGGCGCTGCTCGGGCTGCTGTCGGAGCGGGCGTCGTTCTCGGACCCGGCCGCCGGGGAGCTGTGGCGGACCGTCGCGGCCGCCTTCGACCTCGGCGCGTTCACCATGCCCGCGGTGTCCTCCGCGGTGTCGCCCGGGCAGCGGCGGGTACGGCGGCTGCTGGGGGGAGCGGGTCGTGCGGATCACGGTCAAGCCGTTCATGGACATCTCGACGATGGTCGAGGAACGGCTGGTGCAGTGCGGGACGCACGTGGGCACGCGGGCGCGGCGGGACCAGTGCGCGCCGTTCTGCGCGGTGCAGGCGTGGCCCGCGCTCGCCCGGCAGCGGCTGTCGTCCGCCGTGGGGGAGCCGCGTGA
- a CDS encoding MauE/DoxX family redox-associated membrane protein, which translates to MTTTIALASLPVIVPVLVLGAVLKLAAVRRGAEPEGLGGLGPTVLLPERLRRPAIVLCALVEFAYAVALPLWDHPLPRWGAVVFFTLATYVLVDLKRRRPEAGCGCFGEVSRKPVGLRSIGRAMTLGLMTLAVALSPVTAADLVAGLSWTMLGWTVAAAALVLLLSPEIDEMIARMRYRAPCELREAPVEDALSRLTASAEWRERRPLLVSTTPVDTWRELCWRFFVYEGRTADGDAVDVVFAVHLDGGRHAPVRSALVAADGTSLESLPESIPVSA; encoded by the coding sequence ATGACGACGACGATCGCTCTGGCCTCGCTGCCCGTCATCGTGCCGGTGCTGGTGCTCGGCGCGGTGCTCAAGCTGGCGGCGGTACGGCGCGGCGCGGAGCCGGAGGGGCTCGGCGGGCTGGGCCCGACCGTGCTGCTGCCGGAGCGGCTGCGGCGGCCGGCCATCGTGCTGTGCGCGCTGGTCGAGTTCGCGTACGCGGTCGCGCTGCCGCTGTGGGACCACCCGCTGCCGCGGTGGGGCGCGGTGGTGTTCTTCACCCTCGCCACCTACGTGCTGGTGGACCTCAAGCGCCGCCGCCCGGAGGCCGGGTGCGGCTGCTTCGGCGAGGTGAGCCGCAAGCCGGTCGGGCTGCGCTCGATCGGGCGGGCGATGACGCTCGGCCTGATGACGCTCGCCGTCGCGCTCTCCCCGGTCACCGCGGCCGACCTGGTCGCGGGCCTGTCGTGGACGATGCTCGGCTGGACCGTCGCCGCGGCCGCGCTCGTGCTGCTGCTCTCGCCGGAGATCGACGAGATGATCGCCCGGATGCGCTACCGCGCGCCGTGCGAGCTGCGCGAGGCGCCGGTGGAGGACGCGCTGTCCCGGCTCACCGCGAGCGCGGAATGGCGGGAGCGGCGGCCGCTGCTCGTCTCCACCACGCCGGTCGACACCTGGCGGGAGCTGTGCTGGCGGTTCTTCGTCTACGAGGGGCGCACCGCGGACGGGGACGCGGTCGACGTGGTGTTCGCCGTCCATCTCGACGGCGGCCGACACGCCCCCGTCCGCAGCGCGCTGGTCGCCGCCGACGGGACCTCGCTCGAGTCTCTGCCGGAATCTATCCCTGTATCGGCCTGA
- a CDS encoding M15 family metallopeptidase, whose protein sequence is MARRRLLPYLGLLAVAAATACGGGTSAGADGAAGPRSEARQPSPSVPDTASPVPSETTLEATPSPTSTEPPAFSAKIQKVDRSMLKHSWRPGCPVPVEKLRMIVMPHWGFDGKVHTGRLIVHESVAEEVAGVFKRLYGWRFPIRRMEPVDRYGGSDYRSIDADNTSAFNCRRATGSGNWSKHAYGLAIDLNPRENPWVNPDGSNEHPNARAFVKRPLDKPGVINPGDRVVKAFERVGWEWGGYWSGAKDYQHFSKGGG, encoded by the coding sequence ATGGCTCGCAGACGACTCCTCCCCTACCTGGGACTTCTCGCCGTCGCGGCGGCCACCGCGTGCGGCGGCGGCACCTCCGCGGGGGCCGACGGGGCCGCCGGGCCGCGGAGCGAGGCACGGCAGCCGAGCCCGTCCGTCCCGGACACCGCGTCGCCGGTCCCGTCGGAGACGACGCTGGAGGCGACGCCGAGCCCCACCTCCACCGAGCCGCCGGCGTTCTCCGCGAAGATCCAGAAGGTGGACCGGAGCATGCTCAAGCACTCCTGGCGGCCCGGCTGCCCGGTCCCGGTCGAGAAGCTCCGCATGATCGTCATGCCGCACTGGGGCTTCGACGGCAAGGTCCACACGGGGCGGCTTATCGTCCACGAGTCCGTCGCCGAGGAGGTCGCGGGCGTCTTCAAGCGGCTGTACGGCTGGCGCTTCCCGATCCGCCGCATGGAGCCGGTCGACAGGTACGGCGGCAGCGACTACCGGTCCATCGACGCCGACAACACCTCGGCCTTCAACTGCCGCCGCGCCACCGGCTCCGGCAACTGGTCGAAGCACGCCTACGGCCTGGCGATCGACCTCAACCCCCGGGAGAACCCGTGGGTGAACCCCGACGGCAGCAACGAGCACCCCAACGCCCGCGCCTTCGTCAAGCGCCCGCTCGACAAGCCCGGCGTGATCAACCCGGGCGACCGGGTGGTCAAGGCGTTCGAGCGCGTCGGCTGGGAGTGGGGCGGCTACTGGTCCGGCGCCAAGGACTACCAGCACTTCAGCAAGGGCGGCGGCTGA
- a CDS encoding permease — protein MSDKALLDWSAEADSPVPPASWGRRSAAAPLLPWVFAGLVVALFAGRSLFAPYLTSPALQTWSTIFVAVCVQALPFLVLGVLLSAAITALVPPSFWTRALPRRPYAAVPVAGAAGAVLPGCECASVPVASGLMARGVTPAAALAFLLASPAINPVVLVSTAVAFPGRPEMVLARFVASLAVAVLAGWLWLRFGRTEWLRVPRASAERGWRAFLAAMRHDLLHAGGFLVVGGIAAATLNVLVPRSWLAAVAEVGWLSVLVLALLAVVLSICSEADAFVAASLTAFSPTAKLAFLVVGPMVDLKLIALQAGTFGRSFAARFVPLTLALAIVVSAVTGWVLL, from the coding sequence ATGTCCGACAAGGCCCTGCTCGACTGGTCGGCGGAGGCCGACAGTCCCGTGCCGCCCGCTTCATGGGGGCGCAGGTCGGCCGCGGCGCCGCTGCTGCCCTGGGTCTTCGCGGGCCTGGTGGTGGCGCTGTTCGCGGGACGCTCGCTGTTCGCGCCCTACCTCACCTCGCCGGCCCTGCAGACCTGGTCGACGATCTTCGTGGCGGTCTGCGTGCAGGCGCTGCCGTTCCTCGTGCTCGGCGTGCTGCTGTCGGCGGCGATCACCGCGCTCGTGCCGCCGTCGTTCTGGACGCGGGCGTTGCCCCGCCGGCCGTACGCGGCGGTGCCGGTCGCCGGGGCGGCCGGGGCGGTGCTGCCCGGGTGTGAGTGCGCGTCGGTGCCGGTCGCGTCGGGGCTGATGGCGCGCGGGGTGACGCCCGCGGCGGCGCTCGCGTTCCTGCTCGCGTCACCGGCGATCAACCCGGTCGTGCTCGTGTCCACGGCGGTCGCCTTTCCCGGGCGGCCGGAGATGGTGCTCGCGCGGTTCGTCGCGTCGCTCGCGGTCGCGGTGCTCGCCGGGTGGCTGTGGCTGCGGTTCGGGCGGACCGAGTGGCTGCGGGTGCCGCGGGCCTCGGCGGAGCGGGGCTGGCGGGCGTTCCTGGCGGCGATGCGGCACGACCTGCTGCACGCGGGCGGGTTCCTCGTGGTGGGCGGGATCGCCGCGGCGACGCTGAACGTGCTGGTGCCGCGCTCCTGGCTGGCGGCGGTGGCCGAGGTCGGGTGGCTGTCGGTGCTGGTGCTGGCACTGCTCGCGGTGGTGCTGTCGATCTGCTCGGAGGCCGACGCGTTCGTGGCGGCGTCGCTCACCGCCTTCTCCCCGACCGCGAAGCTCGCGTTCCTCGTCGTCGGGCCGATGGTCGACCTGAAGCTGATCGCGCTGCAGGCGGGCACGTTCGGGCGGTCGTTCGCGGCGCGGTTCGTGCCGCTCACGCTCGCGCTGGCGATCGTCGTCAGCGCCGTCACGGGGTGGGTGCTGCTGTGA
- a CDS encoding NUDIX domain-containing protein, which produces MTVGDGDGWTLCGRGHRHWGVHGASGLLAVHHGADGTPYVLLQKRALWSHHGGTWGLPGGATDSHEDAITGALREAREEAALDAGALRVCGVYVDDHGGWAFQTVIAQAASLLEATPGAESVELRWLPADEIASWPLHPGFAETWPAIRRELTPVTVVLDAANIVGARAEHGWWRDRAEATRRLLDEVGRLARAGLRRPVDGGPGLAVWFPRMTMVVEGAARGVEPVAGVGVVAASGSGDDAIVEEVRRARPWERVVVVTADRALRDRVAELGAAVAGPRWLLSQM; this is translated from the coding sequence ATGACGGTCGGCGACGGCGATGGATGGACGCTGTGCGGGCGGGGGCATCGGCATTGGGGGGTGCACGGGGCGTCCGGGTTGCTGGCCGTACACCACGGGGCGGACGGCACGCCGTACGTGCTGTTGCAGAAGCGGGCGTTGTGGAGCCACCACGGCGGGACGTGGGGGTTGCCGGGCGGGGCGACCGACAGCCATGAGGACGCGATCACCGGGGCGTTGCGGGAGGCGCGGGAGGAGGCCGCACTGGATGCGGGCGCGCTGCGGGTGTGCGGGGTGTACGTCGACGACCACGGCGGCTGGGCGTTCCAGACCGTGATCGCGCAGGCGGCGTCGCTGCTGGAGGCGACGCCGGGCGCGGAGAGCGTGGAGCTGCGGTGGCTGCCCGCGGACGAGATCGCGTCCTGGCCGCTGCATCCGGGGTTCGCGGAGACCTGGCCGGCGATCCGGCGGGAGCTGACGCCGGTGACGGTGGTGCTGGACGCGGCGAACATCGTGGGGGCGCGGGCCGAGCACGGGTGGTGGCGGGACCGGGCCGAGGCGACCCGGCGGCTGCTCGACGAGGTGGGGCGGCTCGCGCGGGCCGGGCTGCGCCGGCCGGTGGACGGCGGGCCCGGGCTGGCGGTGTGGTTCCCGCGGATGACGATGGTGGTCGAGGGGGCGGCCCGGGGCGTCGAGCCGGTGGCCGGGGTCGGCGTGGTGGCGGCGTCGGGCAGCGGGGACGACGCGATCGTCGAGGAGGTACGGCGGGCGCGGCCGTGGGAGCGGGTCGTGGTGGTGACGGCGGACCGTGCCCTGCGGGACCGGGTGGCCGAGCTGGGGGCCGCGGTGGCCGGGCCGAGGTGGCTGCTGTCCCAGATGTGA
- a CDS encoding CHAP domain-containing protein, whose translation MSQHTDALLKIAESQLGYGEGPGGHTKFGQWYQNTHAKEPGYSNAAWCDMFVSWAATQAGLQDAVGQYAWTVEHAKWFESKGAFGDKPVPGAIVFFDWDGSDEIDAIDHVGLVKEVLSDGTIKTIEGNISNAVVSKIRSDATIVGYGYPEVVRQQNQRKTVLVSQKKKAEEAAGSNAARGSSETTTSTSTATPAPAAEHEGIMEPLTVSALLLPALIAAAVVKKSSLGQRLAARLAPARTRRDDSG comes from the coding sequence ATGTCTCAGCACACCGACGCTTTGCTCAAGATTGCCGAATCCCAGCTTGGTTACGGTGAGGGCCCGGGCGGTCACACCAAGTTCGGTCAGTGGTACCAGAACACCCATGCCAAGGAACCCGGCTACAGCAATGCCGCCTGGTGCGACATGTTCGTCTCCTGGGCTGCGACGCAGGCCGGTCTGCAGGACGCCGTCGGCCAGTACGCGTGGACCGTCGAGCACGCCAAGTGGTTCGAGAGCAAGGGCGCGTTCGGCGACAAGCCGGTGCCCGGTGCCATCGTGTTCTTCGACTGGGACGGCTCCGACGAGATCGACGCGATCGACCACGTCGGCCTCGTCAAGGAGGTCCTGAGCGACGGCACGATCAAGACGATCGAGGGCAACATCTCGAACGCGGTCGTCTCCAAGATCCGCAGCGACGCCACCATCGTGGGCTACGGCTACCCGGAGGTCGTGCGGCAGCAGAACCAGCGCAAGACCGTCCTGGTCAGCCAGAAGAAGAAGGCCGAGGAGGCCGCCGGTTCCAACGCGGCACGCGGCTCGTCGGAGACCACCACGAGCACCTCGACCGCGACCCCGGCCCCGGCCGCCGAGCACGAGGGCATCATGGAGCCGCTCACCGTGAGCGCCCTGCTCCTCCCGGCCCTCATCGCCGCCGCCGTGGTCAAGAAGAGTTCGCTGGGGCAGCGGCTCGCCGCCCGGCTCGCGCCGGCGCGCACCCGCCGCGACGACTCCGGCTGA
- a CDS encoding SigE family RNA polymerase sigma factor: MRTNHDGPQCDGGGCHETFHDYVAARGPVLLRMALHLAGNSTDAEDLLQAALMKTYLAWDRINDRRAIDGYVRRAMVNINISWWRRRKLEEYPSDEIPDVPVPDGGAAHGRAFELLEQALDRLPNRQRTAILMRYYEDMTEPEIAKALGISVGTVKSTVSRAMAKLRGDLKVPAQAPPRA, from the coding sequence ATGCGTACGAACCATGACGGTCCGCAGTGCGACGGCGGCGGGTGCCACGAGACGTTCCACGACTACGTGGCCGCCCGCGGCCCCGTACTGCTGCGCATGGCACTCCATCTCGCCGGAAACTCCACCGACGCGGAGGATCTGCTCCAGGCCGCGCTGATGAAGACGTACCTGGCCTGGGACCGCATCAACGACCGCAGGGCGATCGATGGCTACGTACGGCGCGCCATGGTCAATATCAACATCTCCTGGTGGCGTCGCCGCAAACTCGAGGAATACCCCTCCGACGAGATCCCGGACGTCCCCGTCCCCGACGGCGGCGCGGCGCACGGCCGCGCGTTCGAGCTGCTCGAGCAGGCGCTCGACCGGCTGCCCAACCGGCAGCGCACCGCGATCCTCATGCGCTACTACGAGGACATGACCGAGCCGGAGATCGCCAAGGCGCTCGGCATCAGCGTCGGCACGGTGAAGAGCACGGTCTCCCGCGCCATGGCGAAGCTGCGCGGGGACCTCAAGGTCCCGGCCCAGGCCCCGCCCCGCGCCTGA